Proteins from a genomic interval of Candidatus Rubidus massiliensis:
- a CDS encoding SH3 domain protein translates to MLRLAKRFSSPSLSLSLLFSLLLGTPINSFANEESSSNKTTQTAPYHSFTGQISKNKVRMRLQPSLESPILRELNKGDLLLVSNEMEDFYAVQAPNDLKGYIFRTYVLDNVVEGNKVNVRLEPNVDAPIIAQLNSGDKVEGSVSPLNSKWLEINVPNNVYFYVAKDYVSNVGDSQYIHKLETRKNKASSLLADAKEQAYFELSKNYESMNLDNALYSLNQIVQGYQDLPEKVQEAKEIIQNIQDDYLKKKIAYLENVNHVSTKEQKVNPSKNVQEVNDRGNQFIKSSSSMSGAMSLWVPAENNYYQNWLKNNPNKTEDEFYNLQKENAVVIKGVVEPYQRIVKNRPGDYMLMQQDTNAPIAYLYSTKVNLEKYVGKKVTLQVAERPNHAFAFPAYFVLSAE, encoded by the coding sequence ATGCTAAGGTTAGCTAAACGCTTCTCATCGCCTAGTTTGTCATTAAGTTTATTATTTAGTTTGCTATTAGGTACACCTATAAATTCATTTGCTAATGAAGAATCTAGTTCCAATAAAACGACTCAAACTGCTCCCTACCATTCATTTACAGGACAAATTTCAAAAAACAAAGTAAGGATGCGTTTACAACCTAGTTTAGAAAGCCCTATTTTACGAGAACTGAATAAAGGTGATTTGCTTCTAGTTTCCAATGAAATGGAAGATTTTTACGCTGTGCAAGCACCCAATGATTTAAAAGGGTATATTTTTAGAACGTATGTTCTTGATAATGTTGTAGAAGGCAATAAGGTTAACGTTCGTTTAGAGCCAAATGTAGATGCACCTATCATTGCGCAATTAAATTCAGGTGACAAAGTTGAAGGCTCTGTAAGCCCATTAAATAGCAAGTGGCTAGAAATAAATGTCCCTAATAATGTTTATTTTTACGTAGCTAAAGATTATGTAAGCAATGTTGGTGATTCACAATACATTCACAAATTAGAAACTAGAAAAAATAAAGCTTCTTCATTATTGGCGGATGCTAAAGAACAAGCCTATTTTGAACTTAGTAAAAATTATGAATCTATGAATTTAGACAACGCGCTTTATTCATTAAATCAGATAGTCCAAGGCTACCAAGACCTACCTGAGAAAGTGCAAGAAGCCAAAGAAATAATTCAAAATATTCAAGATGATTACCTTAAGAAAAAAATCGCTTATTTAGAAAATGTAAATCACGTTAGTACAAAAGAGCAAAAGGTAAATCCTTCAAAAAATGTTCAAGAAGTAAATGATAGAGGCAATCAATTTATAAAATCTAGTTCCTCTATGAGCGGCGCTATGAGTCTTTGGGTGCCAGCTGAAAATAATTACTATCAAAATTGGTTAAAAAATAATCCAAACAAAACAGAGGATGAATTTTATAACCTACAAAAAGAAAATGCTGTTGTTATTAAAGGCGTTGTAGAACCCTATCAAAGAATTGTTAAAAATAGACCAGGTGATTACATGCTAATGCAACAAGATACAAATGCTCCTATAGCCTATCTTTATAGTACAAAAGTAAATCTTGAAAAATATGTAGGAAAAAAAGTTACCTTACAAGTTGCTGAAAGACCAAATCACGCTTTTGCCTTTCCAGCCTATTTTGTTTTATCCGCTGAATAG
- the ykfA gene encoding putative murein peptide carboxypeptidase, with amino-acid sequence MYYLILTLQLLVIMHGFAELSPILPPPLKKGDCIAIVFPASFIEDDKGMDYIKKKAKWIESKGFKTVIYPKNPSSYGFLAGTDNERAKALMQAWKNPKVKAIWCFRGGYGSCRILDKLDYEWIKSHPKVLIGMSDITALHQAIHKKTGLITFLGPVLDYFDNTNKEFDDEYAFSSFEQTFIKQQFGTITIPNPSTLSCLTKGKAKGKFVGGTLSIIASLCGTPWQLNTDNKILVLEDVGEETYRIDRMLWQLKNAGLLNRPAAVILGDWKN; translated from the coding sequence ATGTATTATTTAATTTTAACTCTACAATTGCTTGTAATTATGCATGGATTTGCAGAACTCTCCCCCATTTTACCTCCTCCTTTAAAGAAAGGAGATTGTATAGCCATTGTTTTTCCAGCAAGTTTTATTGAAGATGATAAAGGAATGGATTATATAAAAAAAAAAGCAAAGTGGATTGAATCAAAAGGTTTTAAAACGGTCATATATCCAAAAAATCCATCTTCTTATGGCTTTTTAGCAGGAACTGATAATGAACGAGCTAAGGCATTAATGCAAGCTTGGAAAAACCCTAAAGTAAAAGCTATTTGGTGCTTTCGTGGAGGCTATGGAAGTTGTCGAATATTAGACAAGTTAGATTATGAATGGATCAAAAGTCATCCTAAAGTCTTAATTGGCATGAGTGATATCACGGCTTTACACCAAGCCATTCATAAAAAAACGGGTTTAATTACTTTTTTAGGACCAGTTTTAGATTACTTTGATAATACGAATAAAGAATTTGATGATGAGTATGCATTCTCTTCATTTGAGCAAACATTTATTAAACAGCAATTTGGCACAATAACAATACCAAACCCTTCTACTTTATCTTGTCTCACAAAAGGAAAAGCTAAAGGCAAATTTGTTGGAGGCACTTTATCTATCATAGCTTCTTTATGTGGCACTCCTTGGCAATTGAATACAGATAATAAAATTTTAGTTTTAGAAGATGTTGGGGAAGAAACTTATCGCATTGATAGAATGTTATGGCAATTAAAAAATGCAGGATTACTTAATCGTCCAGCAGCTGTGATTTTAGGAGATTGGAAAAATTAG
- the comM gene encoding Competence protein ComM yields the protein MQFMSLTKVLSASIIGIDVALVEIEVDVTHFIEKTQLLIVGLPDAAVKESKDRVQTAIKNSGYSLNEIKATINLAPGDLKKEGSLYDLPIALGLIHALKKFSTEISNHYLVVGELSLSGHTRPIKGAIAIAIFAREQGFKGVLLPSENAKEASFIPGIEIFAIDHLKDAISFFENPLTLNPFNKKVFSAVNDRIFEIDFADIKGQNHAKRALEIAAAGNHNIVLSGPPGTGKSMMAKAFMGIMPDMCLEEALEVTKIHSIAGLLDKSHHLIKKRPFRSPHHTVSYAGLIGGGQTPRPGEVSLAHNGVLFLDEFPEFSQKVLEVLRQPLEDNVVTISRANGTFTFPSRFLCIAAMNPCPCGYLGHTEKICTDSSTQIDRYRNKISGPLWDRMDMFVDVPVVKFSEFQSNKPSENSASILARVKLARSKQEQRFGKTKTNSSMTSKEIDLFVTLNKDCKDVLAQAMENLNLSNRAYHRILKVARTIADLDGKETIDLNHTLEAISYRKP from the coding sequence ATGCAATTTATGTCGTTAACAAAGGTTTTATCTGCATCTATCATTGGAATAGACGTAGCATTAGTTGAGATCGAAGTCGATGTTACTCACTTTATTGAAAAAACACAGTTATTAATAGTGGGTTTACCGGATGCTGCAGTTAAAGAGTCAAAAGATAGGGTACAAACAGCTATTAAGAATAGCGGCTATAGCTTAAATGAAATCAAAGCAACTATTAATTTAGCGCCAGGAGATCTAAAAAAAGAAGGATCTCTTTACGATCTGCCCATCGCTTTAGGACTAATTCATGCTTTAAAAAAATTTTCGACAGAAATATCTAATCACTACTTAGTTGTGGGAGAGTTATCCTTAAGCGGTCATACAAGACCGATTAAAGGAGCGATTGCCATAGCTATATTTGCAAGAGAGCAGGGCTTTAAGGGTGTACTTTTACCTTCTGAAAACGCAAAAGAAGCAAGCTTTATTCCAGGAATCGAAATATTTGCTATCGATCATTTAAAGGATGCCATTAGTTTTTTTGAAAATCCTTTAACTCTTAACCCATTTAATAAAAAGGTTTTTTCAGCTGTAAATGACCGAATTTTTGAAATCGATTTTGCCGACATTAAAGGTCAAAATCACGCTAAAAGAGCTCTTGAAATTGCGGCAGCGGGAAATCATAATATTGTCCTTTCAGGACCTCCTGGAACTGGAAAGTCTATGATGGCTAAAGCTTTTATGGGAATTATGCCTGATATGTGCCTAGAAGAAGCTTTGGAAGTTACAAAAATCCATTCAATAGCAGGCCTTTTAGATAAATCTCATCATTTAATAAAAAAAAGACCTTTTCGATCCCCTCATCACACCGTTAGCTACGCAGGTTTAATTGGGGGAGGGCAAACGCCAAGGCCTGGAGAAGTTTCTTTAGCACACAACGGGGTTTTATTTTTAGATGAATTTCCTGAATTCTCTCAAAAAGTATTGGAAGTTTTACGGCAACCTTTAGAAGATAACGTTGTCACGATTAGTCGAGCTAATGGAACTTTCACCTTTCCTAGTCGTTTTTTATGTATAGCTGCGATGAATCCGTGTCCTTGTGGATACCTGGGCCATACGGAAAAAATTTGTACAGATTCCTCAACCCAAATTGATCGCTATCGCAATAAAATTTCAGGCCCTTTATGGGATCGCATGGATATGTTTGTAGATGTACCTGTAGTCAAATTTTCAGAATTTCAATCCAATAAACCATCTGAAAATTCTGCAAGCATACTTGCTAGAGTAAAACTTGCCAGAAGCAAACAAGAACAACGATTTGGTAAAACAAAAACTAATTCTTCTATGACATCTAAAGAAATAGATCTCTTTGTTACCTTAAATAAGGATTGTAAAGATGTTCTAGCTCAAGCTATGGAAAATTTAAATTTATCCAATAGAGCTTATCACCGCATTTTAAAAGTTGCGCGTACAATAGCCGACTTAGATGGAAAAGAAACTATTGATCTTAATCATACATTAGAAGCTATTTCTTACCGCAAACCTTAA
- the fadM gene encoding Long-chain acyl-CoA thioesterase FadM, with the protein MIHTYPILIKETNLDVYGHVNNSTYLTLFEEARWDLITKQGYGLEQIKKSGIGPIILEVHIKYYKELLLRDEIIIETSAISYEKKIGKLLQKMVREEEVCCEALFVMGLFDLKNRKLINPTPEWLQVIGYDI; encoded by the coding sequence ATGATACACACTTACCCTATACTTATAAAAGAAACCAATCTAGATGTATATGGTCATGTCAATAACAGTACTTATTTAACTTTGTTTGAAGAAGCGCGCTGGGATCTAATCACTAAGCAAGGCTATGGACTTGAACAAATTAAAAAATCTGGAATTGGACCAATCATTTTGGAAGTACACATTAAATATTACAAAGAACTTCTTTTACGGGATGAAATTATTATTGAAACATCCGCAATATCCTATGAAAAAAAAATTGGAAAACTTTTACAAAAAATGGTTCGCGAGGAAGAAGTGTGCTGTGAGGCTCTCTTTGTCATGGGCTTATTTGACTTAAAAAATCGAAAATTAATAAACCCTACTCCCGAGTGGTTACAAGTTATTGGATACGACATTTAG
- the phoH gene encoding Phosphate starvation-inducible protein PsiH produces MKKKTFVLDTNVLLYDPEAMVKFSRHFIVIPVTVLEELDKMKRLPSDLGKNSRAVFRFLESLKKRGTGDLHNGVSLPDGSIIRIQMEYKKDFTGSLSDVINDNKIILAASLLQERGENVVFVSKDFAARIKAEALGIAAQDYENLKFSYVGLYKGIRKIAIDKHDIDLFYKDGRLSIKEKDLKPNEYCILTSIENSSAVGKYDAKTGTIEPLIKINSLWGIKPRNVEQKCALDILLRDEVKLVTLIGKAGTGKTLMALAAAMRKVFDEANYTKILISRPVVPLGRDIGYLPGTKEEKLFNWMQPIYDNLEFLCGTSGHEASETLRWVMESKKIEMEAVTYIRGRSLPKMFIIIDEAQNLTPHEVKTIISRAGEDTKVILTGDPTQIDNPYLDKDSNGLTYVVGKFSDHRIYGHVHLEKTERSELAALAAEIL; encoded by the coding sequence GTGAAGAAAAAAACGTTTGTCTTAGATACGAATGTTCTATTATATGATCCTGAAGCGATGGTCAAATTTTCACGCCATTTTATTGTTATTCCAGTCACGGTATTAGAAGAATTAGATAAAATGAAACGATTACCAAGTGATCTAGGAAAAAATTCACGTGCAGTATTTAGATTCTTGGAATCGTTGAAAAAAAGAGGCACAGGCGATCTTCATAATGGCGTTTCTTTGCCAGATGGATCTATTATTCGCATTCAGATGGAATATAAAAAAGATTTTACGGGATCTTTATCGGATGTTATTAACGATAATAAAATTATATTAGCGGCTAGCTTGCTGCAAGAAAGAGGGGAAAATGTAGTTTTTGTTTCTAAAGATTTTGCAGCAAGAATTAAAGCCGAAGCTTTAGGAATAGCGGCTCAAGATTACGAAAATTTAAAATTTTCTTATGTAGGTTTGTACAAGGGAATAAGAAAAATAGCCATAGATAAGCATGACATTGATCTTTTTTATAAAGATGGAAGACTTAGTATCAAAGAAAAAGATTTAAAACCAAATGAGTATTGCATTTTAACTTCGATTGAAAATTCTTCAGCTGTTGGAAAGTATGACGCAAAAACTGGAACAATTGAACCTTTAATAAAAATCAATTCTCTTTGGGGTATAAAGCCGCGCAATGTAGAGCAAAAGTGCGCTTTAGATATTTTATTAAGAGATGAAGTCAAATTGGTTACCTTAATTGGAAAAGCAGGCACTGGTAAAACGCTAATGGCATTAGCCGCCGCTATGCGAAAAGTGTTTGATGAAGCTAACTACACTAAAATACTAATTAGTCGACCCGTTGTGCCACTAGGCAGAGATATAGGTTATTTACCAGGAACTAAAGAAGAAAAGCTTTTTAACTGGATGCAACCAATATATGATAATTTAGAGTTTTTGTGTGGAACTTCAGGTCACGAAGCTAGTGAAACTTTGCGTTGGGTGATGGAAAGTAAAAAAATTGAAATGGAAGCTGTTACCTACATTAGAGGAAGGTCTCTTCCTAAAATGTTTATTATTATTGATGAAGCGCAAAACTTAACGCCACATGAAGTAAAAACGATTATCTCTCGAGCTGGTGAAGATACAAAGGTTATTTTGACGGGAGATCCAACTCAAATTGATAATCCATACCTCGATAAAGATTCTAATGGATTAACTTATGTAGTCGGTAAATTTAGTGATCATCGAATCTATGGACATGTTCATTTAGAAAAGACGGAACGATCTGAATTAGCTGCTTTAGCAGCCGAAATTCTTTAG